A stretch of Bacillus pseudomycoides DNA encodes these proteins:
- a CDS encoding Lsa family ABC-F type ribosomal protection protein, translated as MSMIKVQDLTFSYPGSFGNIFEGVNFQIDTDWKLGFIGRNGRGKTTFFNLLLGNYEYSGKITSSVEFNYFPYPVSDKNKFTHEILEEICPQAEDWEFLREISYLNVDAEAMYRPFKTLSNGEQTKVLLAALFLNEGQFLLIDEPTNHLDTDARKMVSDYLRKKKGFILISHDRIFLDGCVDHILSINRANIEVQSGNYSSWKLNFDRQQEHEEATNERLQKDIGRLKQSSKRSAGWSHQVEASKNGTRNSGSKLDKGFVGHKAAKIMKRAKNLESRQQKAIEEKSKLLKNVEKTESLKLEQLKFQSNEMVGLADVSVKYDDQIVNEPISFIVEQGDRIVLDGKNGSGKSSILKLILGHLIQHTGSVNLGSGLIISYVQQDTSHLKGSLSDFIEEHEIDETLFKSILRKMDFDRIQFEKDIFHYSGGQKKKLLIAKSLCEKAHLYIWDEPLNFIDIYSRMQIEELIQQFNPTMVIVEHDKAFQQTVATKTISI; from the coding sequence ATGTCAATGATAAAAGTTCAAGACTTAACTTTTTCATACCCAGGTAGCTTTGGTAATATTTTTGAAGGTGTAAATTTTCAAATAGATACGGATTGGAAACTAGGGTTTATTGGTAGAAACGGACGAGGTAAAACGACATTCTTTAATTTATTATTAGGTAATTATGAGTATAGTGGGAAAATCACTTCTTCGGTAGAATTTAATTATTTCCCTTACCCAGTTTCGGATAAGAACAAGTTCACTCATGAAATCCTTGAAGAAATTTGTCCCCAAGCAGAAGATTGGGAATTTCTGCGTGAAATATCCTATTTAAATGTTGATGCCGAGGCTATGTATCGACCATTTAAAACATTATCAAATGGAGAACAAACAAAGGTGTTGCTTGCTGCACTGTTTTTGAATGAGGGTCAATTTCTATTAATTGATGAGCCAACAAATCATCTAGACACTGATGCTCGAAAGATGGTCTCTGATTATCTAAGGAAGAAAAAAGGGTTTATTTTGATTTCACATGACAGAATCTTTTTAGATGGATGCGTTGACCATATCTTATCTATAAATAGAGCAAATATTGAAGTTCAAAGTGGTAACTATTCTTCTTGGAAGTTAAATTTTGATAGACAGCAGGAACACGAAGAGGCTACAAATGAGCGTCTACAAAAAGACATAGGGAGATTAAAACAGTCTTCAAAGCGTTCAGCAGGTTGGTCTCATCAAGTGGAAGCTTCCAAAAATGGAACAAGGAATTCAGGATCTAAGTTAGATAAGGGTTTTGTAGGACATAAAGCGGCCAAGATAATGAAGAGAGCGAAGAACCTTGAATCAAGGCAACAAAAAGCTATTGAAGAAAAGTCAAAATTACTAAAAAATGTGGAGAAAACTGAGTCGTTAAAATTAGAACAATTGAAATTTCAGTCAAATGAAATGGTTGGTTTGGCTGATGTGTCTGTTAAGTATGATGACCAAATAGTAAATGAACCAATTAGCTTCATAGTTGAACAAGGGGATCGAATTGTACTTGATGGAAAGAATGGAAGCGGGAAAAGTAGTATCCTAAAACTAATTCTAGGACATCTAATACAGCATACAGGCTCAGTTAATTTAGGTTCAGGACTCATCATTTCCTATGTCCAACAAGATACTTCTCATTTGAAGGGATCGTTATCGGACTTTATTGAAGAGCACGAGATTGATGAGACGTTATTTAAATCCATCCTACGTAAGATGGATTTTGACCGAATTCAATTTGAGAAAGATATATTTCATTATTCTGGTGGACAAAAGAAAAAGCTGCTTATCGCTAAAAGTTTATGTGAAAAAGCTCATTTATATATATGGGATGAACCATTAAATTTTATTGATATTTATTCGCGTATGCAGATTGAAGAGCTTATTCAACAATTTAATCCCACAATGGTTATTGTTGAGCATGATAAGGCATTTCAACAAACAGTTGCAACAAAAACTATATCTATATAG
- a CDS encoding DUF4870 domain-containing protein, producing the protein MKGNNILSSLSYFSIFFAPILLPIIIYFVAEEEVKYHAKKALWTHLIPCVTVIIGLAISGVVQFSTLSESAVGIALLGTIAIAFILSIYYFIWNIVKGIKVLKKA; encoded by the coding sequence ATGAAAGGAAATAATATCTTATCTTCTTTAAGTTACTTTAGTATCTTTTTTGCACCAATTCTATTACCAATCATTATTTACTTTGTAGCAGAAGAAGAAGTGAAATACCATGCAAAAAAAGCATTATGGACACATCTAATTCCCTGTGTAACAGTCATCATTGGTCTTGCTATATCTGGAGTAGTTCAATTTAGTACATTAAGTGAAAGTGCAGTTGGAATCGCATTACTCGGAACTATTGCTATTGCTTTTATCTTAAGTATTTACTATTTCATTTGGAATATAGTAAAAGGTATTAAGGTGTTAAAAAAAGCTTAG
- a CDS encoding DUF6376 family protein: MTIKKAWLFLLMMVIGLTGCSMIKEGKNSIDYAQKAIDYVNEVSTFANEAPGLAGKAINDSAARKELETRLREIQKDIPAFNELTPPDVAKDSHQQIVGYNEKLNELIDTTMKKVEEGKMDVDQFKNSELMQTIQQVQKLKDKIQNLGQ; the protein is encoded by the coding sequence ATGACGATAAAAAAAGCTTGGTTATTCTTGCTTATGATGGTAATTGGTTTAACAGGATGTTCTATGATTAAAGAAGGTAAGAATTCAATTGACTATGCTCAAAAGGCAATAGATTATGTTAATGAAGTGAGTACGTTTGCAAATGAAGCGCCAGGATTAGCAGGAAAAGCAATCAACGATAGTGCCGCCCGCAAAGAATTAGAAACTAGACTGAGAGAAATTCAAAAGGATATTCCAGCTTTTAATGAATTGACACCTCCTGATGTAGCAAAGGATAGTCATCAGCAAATTGTTGGATATAATGAAAAGTTAAATGAATTAATTGATACAACTATGAAGAAGGTAGAAGAAGGGAAAATGGATGTAGATCAATTCAAAAACTCGGAGCTTATGCAGACAATTCAACAAGTTCAAAAATTAAAAGATAAGATTCAAAATTTAGGTCAGTAA
- a CDS encoding glycoside hydrolase yields the protein MNKKMNKLVIPILMSSMCLTLPSLSYAQQKDFTTKGQNVVSQYKNFTFDVNPETGEIFVEKDGVRESASLPLPKKKITNLIKKHDCISWNYPDDQIDVKIEKKESYLSIKLKSTKSEGANEFTWPKVSADSYTLPLWEGKNIPSNDPNWKEYLKDQDMSFIERFSMRFFALNKSKYSIIYIADNMYNDNIHFTADSDIQFSFIHQYPSINKNKEYGFRLYLTDKNPVSMANIYKNYIKEQGEFKTLEEKAKTNPNIKKLYGAPHIYFWDHSGMSVENIKWDKFTQKMDETFTNWMAQLLQENTEDGSKDFETVMQDIKNQKAIDKSQQKVIVNAINQVLKLEQLYNKDIFSNPDTGINELLKKGIQNLSEQELYTLNKGLIKSKLTEAVDEVSRWEQKETTDVLVDMKKSNVKKAWIGLPNWANGLMNPKMVEEANRMGYLIGPYDSYHSIHEVGSREWNTASFKDKTLYENATISNEKGEKIGGFLGKGRKLNPTLSLPSVQERVGDILQNNIPFNSWFVDCDATGEIYDDYSPNHITTQEQDVKARLQRMKYISEEKHMVVGSEGGNDFASNIIAFAHGIETPGIWPDSDMRDKKNSYYVGGYKSTSPDGAIPELNGKTIPIKPIYKNIYNNPVYSIPLYKLVYNDSIITTHQWSWGSFRIKDEIGSRMLSEMLYNVPPLYHIDKNEWEKSKSIITSYLKVWSPFHEKAVTKPMTNFEVLSEDRQVQSTTFGKNMKVIVNFSNQDFTYNNENIKAKTAIVYDGKKKSILEVPKY from the coding sequence ATGAATAAAAAAATGAACAAGCTAGTCATTCCAATTTTGATGAGTTCAATGTGTCTTACATTACCATCCCTGAGTTATGCGCAACAAAAGGATTTTACAACAAAGGGACAAAACGTGGTTTCACAATACAAAAATTTCACTTTTGATGTGAATCCTGAAACTGGTGAAATTTTTGTGGAAAAAGATGGTGTAAGAGAAAGTGCGTCCTTACCACTACCGAAGAAAAAAATAACAAATCTAATAAAAAAACATGATTGTATATCTTGGAATTATCCAGATGACCAAATAGATGTGAAGATTGAAAAGAAAGAATCCTATTTAAGTATTAAGTTAAAATCTACTAAGTCTGAAGGAGCTAATGAATTTACATGGCCTAAAGTAAGTGCGGACAGCTATACGTTACCATTATGGGAAGGAAAAAATATACCTAGCAATGACCCAAACTGGAAAGAATATTTAAAAGATCAAGACATGTCATTCATAGAACGTTTTTCTATGAGATTCTTTGCATTGAATAAATCTAAATATTCCATTATATATATAGCCGACAATATGTATAATGATAATATTCATTTCACTGCTGATTCCGATATACAGTTTAGTTTTATACATCAATATCCTTCTATTAATAAGAATAAAGAATATGGATTCAGATTGTATCTAACTGATAAAAACCCTGTCTCGATGGCAAATATTTATAAAAATTATATAAAAGAACAGGGAGAATTTAAGACACTAGAAGAAAAAGCAAAAACAAATCCGAACATTAAAAAATTATATGGTGCTCCTCATATTTATTTTTGGGACCACAGTGGGATGTCAGTAGAAAATATCAAGTGGGATAAATTCACACAAAAAATGGATGAGACATTTACAAATTGGATGGCACAGTTGTTACAAGAAAATACGGAAGATGGCTCAAAAGATTTTGAAACTGTTATGCAAGATATAAAGAATCAAAAAGCTATCGATAAAAGCCAGCAAAAAGTAATAGTTAATGCGATAAATCAGGTATTAAAATTAGAACAACTTTATAATAAAGATATTTTCAGTAATCCAGATACTGGAATAAATGAATTGTTGAAAAAAGGAATCCAAAACTTAAGTGAACAAGAACTATATACACTGAACAAAGGATTAATTAAGAGTAAGTTAACAGAGGCAGTGGATGAAGTAAGTAGATGGGAACAGAAAGAAACAACAGATGTTTTAGTTGATATGAAGAAATCGAATGTTAAAAAAGCATGGATAGGTTTACCTAATTGGGCTAATGGATTAATGAATCCCAAAATGGTAGAAGAAGCAAATAGAATGGGGTATTTAATTGGTCCTTATGATTCATACCACTCGATTCATGAAGTGGGAAGTAGAGAGTGGAATACAGCTTCTTTTAAAGATAAAACTTTATATGAAAACGCTACAATATCGAATGAAAAAGGAGAAAAAATAGGAGGATTCTTAGGAAAAGGAAGAAAGTTAAATCCAACTTTATCCTTACCTAGTGTGCAAGAACGTGTAGGTGATATTTTACAAAATAATATACCGTTTAATTCTTGGTTTGTCGATTGTGATGCTACAGGTGAAATTTATGATGATTATTCTCCAAATCACATTACTACTCAGGAGCAAGATGTAAAAGCAAGACTGCAAAGAATGAAATATATTAGCGAAGAAAAACATATGGTAGTCGGATCAGAAGGTGGGAATGACTTTGCTAGTAATATAATTGCCTTTGCGCATGGAATAGAAACGCCTGGGATTTGGCCCGACTCTGATATGAGAGATAAAAAGAACTCATATTATGTAGGCGGATATAAATCCACTTCACCAGATGGTGCTATTCCAGAACTGAATGGAAAAACCATACCTATTAAGCCCATTTATAAAAATATTTATAATAATCCTGTATATTCAATTCCGTTATATAAACTTGTATATAATGATTCAATTATTACGACTCACCAATGGTCATGGGGAAGTTTTAGAATTAAGGATGAGATAGGAAGTAGAATGTTATCTGAAATGTTGTATAATGTACCACCTTTATATCATATTGATAAAAATGAATGGGAGAAAAGTAAATCCATCATTACCTCTTATTTGAAAGTATGGTCTCCATTTCATGAGAAAGCCGTAACAAAACCAATGACTAATTTTGAAGTATTGTCTGAAGATCGGCAAGTTCAAAGTACGACATTTGGAAAAAACATGAAAGTGATCGTGAATTTCTCAAACCAAGATTTTACATATAACAATGAGAATATAAAAGCAAAAACAGCTATAGTATATGATGGGAAGAAAAAGAGTATATTAGAAGTTCCTAAATACTAA
- a CDS encoding YjdF family protein: protein MKLTIYFDGQFWIGIVEMMENNKLKVCKHTFGSEPKESEILDFIFHDMIPLLNSTSGVKNSIDKRKNKTINPKRLIRLAAKEMKNQGVSNKSYEALRIELEQKKKMKKCITHQMKEELKEQKRQMKIQKRKAKHRGK, encoded by the coding sequence ATGAAACTTACGATTTATTTTGATGGACAATTTTGGATTGGAATAGTTGAAATGATGGAAAATAATAAGTTGAAGGTATGTAAACATACTTTTGGATCAGAACCAAAAGAGAGTGAAATACTGGATTTTATTTTTCATGATATGATTCCGTTATTAAATAGTACATCAGGTGTTAAAAACTCTATTGATAAAAGAAAAAATAAGACTATCAATCCTAAAAGATTGATAAGGCTAGCAGCCAAAGAAATGAAAAATCAAGGAGTTTCTAACAAATCTTATGAAGCATTGAGAATAGAATTAGAACAAAAAAAGAAAATGAAGAAATGTATTACACATCAAATGAAAGAAGAATTAAAAGAACAAAAAAGACAAATGAAAATTCAAAAACGGAAAGCAAAACATCGAGGGAAATAA
- a CDS encoding DUF1292 domain-containing protein, with the protein MSEIEVGEIFTLSDESNEEQEVEVLGTMNVEGAEYIAVGFVEDIQTETEEDIDIFFLKVEEDSEFSYIESDEEFEKVSAAFEKMMDEQE; encoded by the coding sequence ATGTCTGAAATTGAAGTAGGCGAAATTTTTACCCTTAGCGATGAGAGTAATGAGGAGCAGGAAGTTGAAGTGCTCGGAACGATGAATGTCGAAGGAGCAGAATACATTGCTGTTGGCTTTGTAGAAGACATTCAAACGGAAACAGAGGAAGACATTGATATCTTCTTTTTAAAAGTAGAAGAAGATAGTGAATTCTCATACATTGAGAGTGACGAGGAATTTGAAAAAGTATCTGCTGCGTTTGAGAAAATGATGGACGAGCAAGAATAA
- a CDS encoding GNAT family N-acetyltransferase yields the protein MIREAEPKDSHVIENLYKKLAPHSKNIKVLPERIEQIRNDSNNFLFVYEEDCKVKGSIFMTFCLDPGYQFRPYTVLEYVIVNEDFRGNGIGEKLLKHVERLSIARGSTRIILLSSTNRIEAHKFFSKNGYNGTISKGFKKYIPIN from the coding sequence ATGATTCGTGAAGCTGAACCAAAAGACAGTCATGTAATTGAAAATCTATATAAAAAATTAGCACCACATAGTAAAAACATTAAGGTTTTACCAGAAAGAATTGAGCAGATAAGGAATGATTCTAATAATTTCTTATTTGTGTATGAGGAAGATTGTAAAGTTAAAGGAAGTATATTTATGACTTTTTGTCTTGATCCTGGATATCAATTTAGACCATATACCGTTCTAGAGTATGTGATTGTAAATGAAGATTTTCGAGGTAATGGGATAGGTGAAAAGTTACTAAAACATGTAGAACGGCTATCAATTGCAAGGGGATCCACAAGAATTATCTTATTAAGTAGTACAAATAGAATAGAAGCACATAAATTCTTTTCTAAAAATGGTTATAATGGCACTATAAGTAAGGGATTCAAGAAGTATATACCAATTAATTAA